The nucleotide sequence GAGTGGAGGGGAACAATAAAACACGCATTAAGTCCTTACCTACAGAACAGGGCAAGAAGAGACCACATTTATTGTATGTGCCCTTACCTAAAGATCGAGTGGAGGGGAACAATAAAACACGCATTAAGTCCTTACCTACAGAACAGGGCAAGAAGAGACCACATTTATTGTATGTGCCCTTACCTAAAGATCGAGTAGGGGGGACTATAAAACAAGCATTCAGTCCTCACCTACAGAACAGGACAATAGTGCGCAGGAAGCCTTGTCTACAGTTGCGCCGTTACATCGGCTTCCGTTTACACAATGGCGCATGCGCAATTTTTCCCCGGTGCCGCACGTGACGGTTCACTGGCTCCAGGCGGTCCAGTCACTCCAAACGTTTACTAGAAATAATGCATGTATCTATTAAGTATAGTTCTGGTAAGAATTTTTAAGGACAGGATCATCATATTTgaatatgcatacatatatttttacgaTATTTTCCCAAACGATTTACGCCAGTACTATTGctagtatttaaaaatgtcaaaaaggaaattatattttgatagtttgaataataattttcCGGATAATCATCACTGcaaaatttggataaatatGTATCCTGAAACTCAATAGTTTCAGTGAATATTTGACTCATTTACGAAGtatgtatatacaacatgtatgatCTACCGGTGCATGGGTTATGTTGCTGGCTAATCCCCGTGCAGTCCTTGCCGAAATGTGCGGGCGCCGGGTTGTTACAGCTGCGGTATCGCTCCGTGCTACCCGTCCCCGTTGTGACCGAGCACGTGCTCCATGATGTCCAGCCGCCCCAACCTCCGTTTACTGGTggacaaaatatacatatgatAACACAATTGTTCATACAGTACTTAATAATGAACTCTACGCACTGGGTTTACTAACTTATACAATACGGCTCCTAGTTGTGAACTAACTATACTAGTGGTAATTTCTGTTATTCATCAAGTTATGATTGTGTAGATAACGAAGATCCTTTAATGAAACACACGTGACCTACTCGACCTATTCTAATATACATCTCAGTCACAAAGTGAAACTATCTTAGGGTCATATGTGCACTTTACGAATACGACACACAATTAAGCGAACACATACTGTATTTTGTTGCCACCTAAGACGCTCCTACAAATCCGTTTATGAATCGATCATGTGACTTAATTAAACGGACCCTCTCGCGTTCTATTCGTCAGAAATATTCAATCAAAACCAGTGTAGTTACAATGCAACATTGTTCATACAGGGGGTGGGACGTTATATAGTTTCGGTAATTTAAATTATTGAGGTGCTTAAAGCCTAAGTGCCACTTAGGattaaataattagagaaaaataaagtgggtacatgtatataactatgatagagtCTCGTATAATGTCAAATATATTCCCGAGGTCCAAGTAAAACTTTTAGTGAAAGATATGTTTGGGAAATACCAATGTAATTCCAAACTGGATCACTTACtcactatatgctaatgaggtAGATAAGTGGGCGGAGCATTGCGCTTTACAAACAGTACCTGAGCATTTGTCGGAATAGAAATTTCACATAACAAACAAGCTCTTTTTTCTAAAAGAAATATGATGCatgtatttattgatgaaaacTTAGCCATGTTGTTTAGGGAAAAAATCGCAGAttggtactcgctcatgtttttgttaaacgCATTCTTCATGTATGACGAATTCAAacgtggcaaatcattaggaatgttaaaaatgaaagcTAAACGCGTATAAATGGTTAAGATAAGTgatttggatatacatacaaaaaaaaatagttaactttACTAAAACATAATGGGACGCGTTTTTTTGTCACCAGTCATTTGAGCATGGTCCAAATTTGCTTGCTTTTTATCGCCAGCCTTTGTTGTTAATCGTTTTAATTTAGCgctttcatttcattcaaagGTATATTGTCGTGTGTTGGCCTTTTATTGccaacaaaaatgaaatgttaaaatcacAACATGACCTTATATTCCACCATACGTATTTACTATCGACATATAGACTGTTGTCTTGTCGTTTTTCGTGGGCAAAGAATATTCGATAAAGAATGCAAGCTGAATTACCTGGGTCTGGGCACATCGTATGACATGAACGTGTATGCGACTGTTGGCTGGCGTGAAGGTCGGTGCCATTGCAGTATCTGATTGACACCGAGTGATGGCTTGTAGGACCACTCGCACTGTTATGCACGTGGTGGCATTCCCtggataaaaacaattaaacctCGTTCATAACTAATACGGTCTTGATTCTGACATCTTCCGGATATATTGCAAAACGTCAATGCATACTTACCTATTTAACTATCTTGTGGATGTGAGTCACGTATTAGTGGAAGAGGTGTTCAGCTCttacccgggttcgattcccataAGGGGTAGTTTCTCATGATCTATTAAATAGGACACTAGTAATGACTCCTGCCAAGAAATGGACATGATGTATGGAAGAATACAGTTGTCATCACAATCGAGTTAAAAACAATCCGTATAAACTAGCTTCTTTCCCCTGTTTGGtaacaattacaaaaacacCAACATATTGAgttgtacatatttcatatttgaattgCATTATACCGTTGTCACATATACAATGCATGTaaagaacattttcatttataaatggtTTTAAGTGGTAACCTGAAGCTAGTATGGTAGCCGCTAGCCCTAGTATCTCCTGGGTGACACGTGGCGTTACAACTGTTGTAGTCAGACCATGGCATCCACATGTAATCTGAAGGTagttattgcaaaatattaaggcatagcaaacatgtaaatgtattctttattttctttcttttgctACGAAAGGTCCGTTTTTCGGACTTGCTGTATGGTTCGAAATGATATTTGGAAGGCAGGGACGAAGTATTGTGTGGTCAAAAGAAATTGTGCTTCAGATATGTAAAACATGACAGATTAATTAGGCTTCTTTGTTACTTCTACAATATTTACCCTTTGTCTTTAGAACCGCAAATCGAAAACAGGTATCGTCAGATCTAATTCTTAACATGACAACGACGGGGTTATACAATTGGACGTTTGATGATATGCGGTTCTGAATAGTGCGAATTAAAGGCCGCTCTATTAAGATACGTTCATAAAATTGCAACgtcaatttgaaaacaagtcCAAGAATctcaaacaaattttaatgaGGAATCGAGTGTTATAggttcattcggaactcctcggcctctgttatcaaaaacaacttcggaagtatgccggtacatcagcagaagtagttcgtattttttttaattaaatcattaattgaATGTAGTGtattagcttgtatttattgatataattttaaattgattgccagtgaagtgtattattgcaaacataattgagaTTTCCAAGATTTAAGTCATTAATTTTAACTGCTAAACTAAATTActatgcgatctacttgcagcgggcTTAtacataccgatttctgagtatgtaaaccgtccatatacattcgaggttgttttcgataaaaacgAGGAGTTCCGAAGTTTATAGGTTATTATAGATAATTATTAGAAATATCGATTAAATACCGATTgatagatgaaatatattttctccTATTGTTCCAAACCGAGTTGGCGGAAAGCTTTAGGTTTCTTACCGGGACAGGAAACATTACAGTGTGTGTTCTGTTGACTCTGTGACGAGGTGCCACAGTGGATGTATGTAACTGAATGTGTTGTGGTGTGGAGTCCCGTTCTGTTATGGGAGGAGCACGTTCGGGTGCGGGTTTTCGTGCCGTCGTTGCTGTCTGGACAGTTACTGTCACACGATCCCCAGTGACCCCATTTACCCCAGGTGTAAGATGTGACAGCACCTAAGAAATGAATGGCAAAAATTATCGAAAATGATACtactatttttgtattaaaaactgttatttaaatataaaacttagGTAGTCTTAGAGAAGAAAACTGTCATGCATAGTATCAATTGCATTACTCAAATTACGGAAAATTCCAAAATAGGAAGGTAAACACACTAGCATACGATGTAGagttaaacacattttacaaatgtAGATGTACTATCTTTTGAAAATCTAATTTAGTCTGAAAACTTAATTGAGAATAATAGTTGTTTTGATAAACGTACTTTTTAACAACCagaaacattgaatacatgattaaaatatgtatatatatatttgactcTATTGTGTCGATAAAAGGAGGAGAGAGGGGTATATCCGGGGTGTCCCCATCCGCTAGTAGTAGCTACACAGTATACATTGGTCGGAGAGAGGGGGGTACGCCGGTTAAGCTACACAGTATTCATTTGTCAGGTAGAGGGGGTCCGATAGTGGTTGCTAAACTGTATACGTTGGCCAGGGAGAAAATAGGGTGCACTCGTCGTTGTAACACAGTATACATTGGTCGGGTAGAGAGCGATCCGATAGTGGTTACCAAACTGTTTACATTGTCGGGGAGGGTCCGATAGTGTATGCTACACAGTATACATTGGTCGGACAGAGGGGTATCTGATAGTGGTTGCTAATCTGTATACATTAGTCGGCCAGAGGGGTATTGGATAGGTGGTTGTTACTTAGTATACATTGGCTGGATGGAAGTGGGAAAAGCTGTATACAATTGACGGTAAAGGTTGATTTGCAAGTGACATTATATTCTACCATGCGTATTTTCTGTATgctttgataaatataatggcAAGCGAAGCGGGATCAGCTAGTGGTTGCCTGACACATAAGTTATTGGCCTTGGAGAGGTGatccaattttggatgaaaCACTGTATATATTGATAGGAGAGAAAACCATCCGATAGATTTTGCTACACGGTATGCATTGGTCGGGAAGCGGGGGCGCTAGCGGCTGCAACACTTGTTTTGGAACGTTGGACGGTTCGCTAATAGTTGCTACAGAGTATACATTGGTAATTGAGAGGTCCGATAGTGGTTGCTAAAGGGTATATATAAGCCAGGAATAGGATGTCCCGCCAGTGATTATTTTACTGTATAAATTGGTTTATTTAGAAGAGGGTGTTCCGGTTATGGTCGGCACACAGCATACATTGGGTGAGAAATCGGTGGGTCGCTAATGTTTTCTACACAGTACACAATGGTTGGGCAGAGGGAGATCCGCAAGTGGTTGCTACATTATATACATTGGTTATGGACAAGGCTATCCGCGACTGGTTGTTGCATTGTTCGCGGAGAAGGGGATTACATAGTGGTTGCTAAACAGTACATGTTGGTCGTGGATCAGGGATCCGCTAGCGGTCGCTACAGTTAGGGAGAGGGTAGTCCGCTAGTGGTTTCTTAGCCGGTCATTAGCTTAGACGTACTTAGTAACACTCGTTCACCTTAATATTTGCTGTAAGTTTCATCTTAAAAACAGATATGACTATCCTTGGTAATAATATTAGGAATGAAATACACTTTTGTGGTTAATTAATATAAGCTCCGTTAGCCAGTCTTGGAAATGTTCACCCGAGCAAGAAAAGTTGTGTAGCCGAAATGAGGAAGTTTACTCCAACCAAGAAGTGTAGTATATTCCAGTCCAATAATCATTCATCCAGAATGTTGAAGTGGTGGAAAGCTTGAGAAGGAAATGACGCCCTTTGAAGGACTCGCTTGTAGCTACACTGTCAGCTAACTATTTAGTTAAGCCGTTTTTCACATCGGAAACTTGTCCTCTGCACGGCTTAGACTTGCCAGGTCACCAGCGCTATGTTAGATTGTATGATGAACATTGCTGGAAATTAATTCACGAGACTCACCTGCCACGTGTAGTACGGCAAATATAAAGAGAACCAGAGCTATCTCTTTTGACGCCATTAGCGAGCctgtgaaaaacaaaattaaaacatctgAATGCTGACATAAAAACAACGCGTGCTTCATACTTGTAAACCAACATATGAAGATATGTGAATATCGTATAACCATGGACATGATGCATATCTCAACAAAACCATCAAGTGTATTTATGTTGCATTATATCTTCTTGTAAAATTgtgatatatttgtgtataaagGGTTATTTCAGTCGTAGAGTTTAGCCTAGCTAAGTCACAGCCCTTTGTAGTCCTTATAGCCAGCCCTTCGGGGTTTGCGCCATTTGGTTACCCCTTATTACTAAGTTATTAGTGGCaactttaatgtttatttatatgggATGTAAAACGACATACACGAATCGAATGCTTCTCTTTCAGGCAGTAGGTTTATAAGGATTGTTTATAATTCCTAACACATTGGTATACCTTATTCCTATGTTAATGAATATATCTTTTGGCAAGCAAATACAATCTGCTTAAAACAAACCGCTGCCCCCGCGCCCTACACATCAGTATAATCTGTAGACTTAACTAATATTTCCACCTTACATAACACGAATCAAATTgtagtaaattttaaataaaatcaaaagtttatcgttaaaaattaaactttaaaccATTCATAACTTGTATcttactgaaaataaaataaaacttacatttgTAAGCCTTAAAATGCACTTAAATAATTACAGGCATTATGAAAGCCTGTATATAGTCCAAACACTCGTTCTAAAACTGTTCTATATACGACATAGTTCGTGATGCCTTTATCAAGGTTTGACTTGGGGCTGAACGAGGCCGCAATGGGTTAAAGGTTTATCTAGTACAATGGTGCAGTTAGCCTCTTAATTATGTGCTAGTGTTCGTCTGCCTTCTTGTCTAGATTACTGCATGTATATACGTGTATACGTCACCAGATAAGGCATCCGATGTACACTAATAGGAATTGTTGATGTCTTGAATCCACATACGGTTGTGGTATAATTTGCAAGGTAAAGATTATGTAATTTAACGATATAAATGttacaacaatgtaatataatttGATGGCCTTATAATGGCTTTGTAATATTGCAAATCGGTCATTACACTTGCTATGACAGTTGAAATGATAAGCAAAATACTGCATTAACTTGACGTGCAAATGTTCGGTCACATTCTATACACGACAAAGGCAACCCCTACTCTTACAAGCGCGTAATTGACTGTACGCAAATACGCGGTTGCGCAATGAAATTAATcccgaatttgaaataaaaaccgaaGAAGGGAAGGGGATGAAGGGGTCAATACAATGTCAGTCATCGATCTTCGTAATCCCAAATCGGCCCTAGCTTCGCGCATGTCTAACAAGTAATATCCATAATTATATTTGGCCGAAGTCTGTTTGTACGTCGGATGCCTTAAATGTCCAGTTGTCACATTATAGCTTCGATTGATTTTTACTGATTCACTTGGTCTCAACATACAACAATTCAAAAGATGGTAAGGCGGTGCAAATTGACGTCCTACAATGACTACTGTTTACACGATTTAGGTAAGATAAATTATTACAGTAATTGTGCTTGTTTAACTCATGTTGCTCAGgttaagaaatacaaacatgaagTTAATACATTTACTTTACTGAAGGTTACAATGAAAATAGTAAACATGCACCgcttttctttgaaaacatgGAATAACATTCACATAATCAgaagtaaatttaaaatttgtttgacGTCGTcaatttattcaacaaaatcaaatacataACGTTTTTAAGAATACGATAAAATAgcaaattgtattgttttacttaaaacttttcTTTCACTTAACATGTTCTTTCTCTAAAACATCCACGTGATTCAATGCCACGTACAGCTCCTCTATTTTGTCGCGGACATAAAGCGTTCCTGGGCTAACTTCTTAAGATCTTTCCGTGAAAGTTTCCCGGACGACAAGAGAGGAAACTCGTCCAGAAACATGTAAAACTTCggtaaaacagtaaatacaccAGGTCTGTCATTGTGGTAGTCCTCACAAAACCTTCTAAGGGTCTCCTCTGTTAAGTCACTTCCATCTTGTTTAATGACGCATGCGCACACAACCTGGTAGAAAACCGGGTCGGGGACGGGAACCAGCGCGGCTGCCCCGAACCCCGGGCAGTTCTTCAGAACGCGCTCCAAGATCTCCGGGGCAACGTTCATCCCACCGCTAATTATCATGTTAGACTTACGGCCGTCGACGAAGATTTGGCCGTCTGACGTCATCCGCCCTAAGTCGTCTGTTTTGTACCAGCCGTCATCTGTGAACGCTTGCTTCGTTTTCTCAGGATCGTTGTAATACTCCTTAAATATTACCCGACTGCGAATGAATATTTCTCCCCTCTCGTTCATTGGAACTACTTTTCCGCCCTTATCGACGATTTTAAATTCAAACCCAGGTCCAGTGATGACCTTACCACAAGAGAACTCCACGAAGTTTTCTATATCTGTGACCACCCCAAGGCCGCAAATTATGAACTCCGTCCCACCGTATGCGCAGACGACACTGGTACACAGCGGGCCGATACACTGCACTGCACCACGTGTGATCGGTTGACCACCAGTGAGAATGTACCTC is from Mya arenaria isolate MELC-2E11 chromosome 9, ASM2691426v1 and encodes:
- the LOC128202831 gene encoding uncharacterized protein LOC128202831: MAPCGESYIHLERTVHDDGIKTVGACLAKNAAELGEGDALVFVTPGAQYERNVVTWRQLHENSFNVTRALLKLGLRKGECVAIDLRSCPEWVYLTFGCMVAGLRPACLSFTYTDGSDVVATMERLQTCALLVMDPGENGEKWDVLEQLSLRVYCDRPFTWVGGFPFQVLTGQTRVTTSGFASSGADLMDATVQIIQRERCTLMYVLPPFLHEMIRRKDKIPSDCSLRYILTGGQPITRGAVQCIGPLCTSVVCAYGGTEFIICGLGVVTDIENFVEFSCGKVITGPGFEFKIVDKGGKVVPMNERGEIFIRSRVIFKEYYNDPEKTKQAFTDDGWYKTDDLGRMTSDGQIFVDGRKSNMIISGGMNVAPEILERVLKNCPGFGAAALVPVPDPVFYQVVCACVIKQDGSDLTEETLRRFCEDYHNDRPGVFTVLPKFYMFLDEFPLLSSGKLSRKDLKKLAQERFMSATK